The Camelina sativa cultivar DH55 chromosome 14, Cs, whole genome shotgun sequence genome includes a window with the following:
- the LOC104743812 gene encoding probable ubiquitin-conjugating enzyme E2 31 — protein MSARAIQRINAEHKAMASNTSVYSVGIDDAFKWHATIYGPQGTPYAGGIFRINIEFPEDYPFKPPKYTFGTRIYHPNINSNGSICLDILKDKWTPSLTVEKALLSISALLAAPNPDDPLVPEIGEQFKNDRFKFDQTARKWTEQYA, from the exons atgtcGGCTAGAGCAATACAGCGAATTAATGCGGAACACAAGGCCATGGCTTCCAATACGTCTGTGTACAGTGttg GTATAGACGACGCATTCAAATGGCATGCGACGATTTACGGACCCCAGGGTACTCCCTATGCTGGTGGCATCTTTCGCATCAACATTGAGTTTCCTGAAGACTATCCTTTTAAACCACCCAAG tatactTTCGGAACTCGGATTTACCATCCAAATATCAATTCCAATGGATCGATTTGTCTTGACATTCTTAAAGACAAGTGGACTCCTTCTCTCACCGTTGAAAAG GCGCTCCTATCCATAAGTGCACTATTGGCGGCCCCAAACCCAGATGATCCTCTTGTACCTGAGATTGGAGAGCAGTTTAAGAATGATAGATTCAAATTTGATCAGACAGCCCGAAAATGGACTGAACAATATGCTTAA
- the LOC104743813 gene encoding uncharacterized protein LOC104743813, which produces MLDSGATHNFISPEAVKKLKLKCREDPNLSVVLGTGITVQGLGVCAQVTFSAQNLEFTTDFVVLELGPIDIILGVYWLRTLGDCQVNWQKHKMSFLHKGQMVTLKGELDLNMSKRSLKSLSCGVTFSKKGVQMELSNLQSSQSTPQPTDIRIQSVLSEFDKVFEVPTALPPIKGQAHAINLLAGNNAINVRPYRYPHAQKEIMERMVKEMLELGIIRPSQSPFSCSVLLVKKKDNSWRFCVDYRALNRVTVPNKFPIPMIDQLLDELNGAVIFSKLDLRAGYHQIWIKEEDVPKTAFRTHDGHYEFLVMHFRLTNAQATTSMEQHLEHLLMVMRILEANHLFTNMKKCLFGQPQVEYLGHIISNKGVSTDPTKTQAMTQCPTPKSMKELRRFLGLTGYYRRFIKGYGVLSRPLTDLLRKDSFEWSVDAQMAFDRLKKAMSTAPVLSLPDFEEVFAVEADASGFGLGAVLMQKKQLVAFFSHGLSAKGQLKPVYERELMAIVLSIQKWKHYLFGRYFMVHTDQKSLKFLLDQREVTMDYQKWLVKLLNYDFDIIYNPGVENKAADGLSRMCFKLAGTKLKYSTTFHPQTDGQTEVLNRCLETYLCCFASAHPKTWHRFLSWAELWYNTSYHTSLKTTPFRVLYSRDPPAILRFEDHSTKVSEFETMLKERDLMLTQIKAHLTHAQQLMKNNADKHRRDVEHEVGSWVFLKLKSYRQQSVAKRACQNLAAKYFGPYEVMECIGKAAYRLKLRDGSKIHPIFHVSQLKKVLGDQKQVIPLHDMFNEASELIIEPESLLETR; this is translated from the exons ATGCTAGACAGTGGAGCTACACATAATTTTATCTCTCCAGAAGCAGTGAAGAAGTTGAAACTTAAATGCAGAGAGGACCCAAATTTGTCAGTAGTGTTGGGAACAGGCATTACGGTTCAGGGTTTAGGAGTTTGTGCACAAGTGACATTTTCAGCACAAAATCTAGAATTCACCACAGACTTTGTGGTGTTGGAACTGGGTCCGATTGATATCATATTAGGGGTGTATTGGTTGAGAACGTTAGGAGATTGTCAAGTGAATTGGCAAAAACACAAAATGTCATTCTTGCATAAAGGTCAGATGGTTACGTTAAAGGGTGAACTTGATCTAAACATGTCGAAAAGATCACTGAAGTCGCTATCTTGTGGGGTTACTTTCAGTAAGAAAGGGGTACAGATGGAACTGTCTAACCTACAGTCGAGTCAATCTACTCCTCAACCTACAGATATTCGGATACAGTCAGTACTATCCGAGTTTGACAAAGTGTTTGAGGTTCCCACGGCTTTGCCCCCTATCAAAGGTCAAGCACATGCTATTAATCTCTTGGCAGGAAACAATGCAATCAATGTGAGACCTTATAGATATCCCCATGCGCAGAAGGAGATCATGGAGAGAATGGTTAAGGAGATGTTGGAGTTGGGCATAATACGTCCAAGTCAGAGTCCGTTTTCATGCTCAGTGTtattagtgaagaagaaggataacAGTTGGAGATTTTGTGTGGACTATAGGGCATTGAATCGTGTAACAGTTCCTAACAAATTTCCTATTCCAATGATTGATCAGTTGCTCGATGAGCTTAATGGAGCTGTGATATTCTCAAAACTTGATTTACGAGCAGGGTATCATCAGATATGGATTAAGGAAGAGGATGTGCCTAAAACAGCTTTCAGGACTCATGATGGTCACTATGAATTTCTTGTCATGCACTTTAGGCTAACGAATGCCCAAGCCAC taCCAGTATGGAACAACATCTCGAACATTTGCTGATGGTTATGCGGATTCTCGAAGCAAATCACTTGTTTACTAACATGAAGAAATGTTTGTTTGGTCAGCCACAAGTGGAGTATCTGGGACACATCATTTCGAATAAGGGGGTGTCGACTGATCCAACAAAGACACAAGCTATGACGCAATGTCCCACACCCAAGTCAATGAAGGAGTTAAGAAGATTTTTGGGACTTACTGGATATTATCGAAGATTCATTAAGGGATATGGTGTTTTATCAAGGCCATTAACTGATCTGCTGAGAAAAGACAGTTTCGAGTGGTCCGTAGACGCACAAATGGCTTTTGATCGGCTGAAGAAGGCTATGTCTACCGCACCGGTCTTGTCTCTTCCAGATTTTGAAGAAGTGTTTGCAGTGGAAGCAGATGCATCAGGATTCGGTTTGGGAGCGGTGCTAATGCAAAAGAAGCAACTTGTTGCTTTCTTTAGCCATGGATTGTCAGCCAAAGGACAGCTCAAACCTGTTTACGAACGAGAGTTAATGGCTATTGTGTTATCCATACAGAAATGGAAACATTACCTGTTTGGCAGATATTTTATGGTTCACACTGACCAGAAGAGTCTTAAGTTTCTCTTGGATCAGCGAGAAGTAACGATGGATTATCAAAAGTGGTTGGTGAAATTGTTGAATTACGACTTCGACATAATATACAATCCTGGAGTGGAGAACAAAGCGGCGGATGGATTATCACGGATG TGCTTTAAGCTCGCAGGCACTAAATTGAAGTATAGCACTACCTTCCACCCTCAAACTGACGGCCAGACAGAGGTACTCAATAGGTGTCTCGAAACTTATCTTTGTTGCTTTGCATCTGCACATCCTAAGACTTGGCATCGGTTTCTCTCTTGGGCTGAATTATGGTATAACACCTCCTATCATACATCTTTGAAAACAACCCCTTTTAGAGTGTTGTATAGTCGTGATCCTCCAGCCATCTTGCGTTTTGAAGACCATTCGACTAAGGTCTCGGAGTTTGAAACGATGTTGAAAGAACGAGATCTCATGTTGACTCAGATAAAAGCTCATTTGACTCATGCGCAACAGCTAATGAAGAACAATGCAGATAAACACCGAAGGGATGTGGAACATGAAGTGGGTAGTTGGGTTTTTCTGAAGCTAAAATCATACAGGCAGCAATCTGTGGCCAAAAGAGCTTGTCAGAATTTGGCGGCTAAATACTTTGGTCCTTATGAAGTTATGGAGTGTATTGGTAAGGCAGCATACCGCTTGAAGCTACGTGATGGATCCAAGATACACCCGATATTCCATGTGTCTCAGCTAAAAAAGGTTTTGGGAGATCAGAAGCAGGTTATTCCTTTGCATGATATGTTTAATGAAGCTAGTGAGCTGATCATCGAACCGGAGAGCTTGTTGGAGACTCGGTAA